A region of Rattus rattus isolate New Zealand chromosome 7, Rrattus_CSIRO_v1, whole genome shotgun sequence DNA encodes the following proteins:
- the LOC116905229 gene encoding cytochrome c oxidase subunit 7C, mitochondrial-like: MVISSAFRLCDSRRTSSSSMLGQSIRRFTTSVVCRSHYEEGPGKNLPFSVENKWRLLLMMTVYFGSGFAAPFFIVRHQLLKK; the protein is encoded by the coding sequence ATGGTCATTTCTTCTGCCTTCCGTCTCTGCGACTCTCGGAGAACTTCCAGCAGCAGCATGTTGGGCCAGAGTATCCGGAGGTTCACCACCTCCGTGGTGTGTCGCAGCCACTATGAGGAGGGTCCGGGGAAGAATTTGCCGTTTTCAGTGGAAAACAAGTGGCGGTTACTGCTTATGATGACCGTGTACTTTGGATCTGGATTTGCTGCTCCTTTCTTTATAGTAAGGCACCAGCTACTTAAAAAATAA